The DNA segment CTGCGCCGCACCTGAGTTAAATTGCCCACCCAGCCCAATAGGCGGGTGCTCGGGCCACAgctcgcctaggcgagcgcccaggAGCCCTTTGACTTCACTGGCAATAGGACAATTAAGGCTTTCTGACTCTCGACAGTTAGTATTTGATATGTTAGTTCCATTCTTAATTTTCGCAGCATCCTCTGATTCACCATGTATAACTAATATGTTTCTTCCGCTGATGTAAGTTCACCTTTTCTCATCTGTTGGTCCTTGATCATGAAGGTACGTCCAAATTTCATTTTGGTTGTCTTTCTAAATTCTGATACCTCAACCGTGCGATCAATACATCATGTAAGGTGAACAAGCAGTTGTGCTCCTTTTCGATGATTCAGCTGACAGCACTAGGTTACATTCAAATTAATTTCTACTTGTGCCTTTTAAGTATCTTCAGATTATTCTTCACTGTTGGAGCTTCATCTACCTTTCTGGCATTGTATGAATATATTTTATAGTCAGTACAAGTACTTTACTTCCTTTTTATGTCCTGCACGTGTGGACTGAAAATTTTCTAATCAAACAAAATTCCATGTCAAAAAACATCATAGTGGAGTGAAATAGATGCTACGACATGGTGCACATTTATTTGTAGATGCATAGGTGTAGTTTCAGCTTCTCAGGGGAAAGTGTGGCAAGAGTTTTATTGTTGTTGGTATGATCGACTTAGTTGTAGTCTTTTCTTGTTGACTATATGTCCACCTTAATGATCCTGAAAGCTTTGTTTCAGAGGTAACCCTTCTTTGTTGCTCGACGGGCATTATTCAACTATTTGGGCTTTTATGCTGATAAGCTTTACTCTTATTTTAAATCATTTTGgcgaatttatatattttttattatttctcatCTTTTTGACATTCCTACTTTGTAGAGGATGATTGTTTTGACACACTAAATCAAACGATGAAAAATTTGCAAACCATGTAGATTTAGTGGTCGTTGGTTTCCTTCACTTTTTTCCCCACATATTCCCGTATGTTGCATCAAGTCTTGGAATGTAGGTATTGTAGTTTACTTGCTTGCAGGGTTGGTTTTAGTTGGCATGTTCTTTATCTATTCAGATGGATGGGAACTTGTTGAATGTAACTTATTGACATGTAATAAATTGCAACTGctttaggattttttttatttattttaatgagGAGAATTTGTGCCTAAACAACACTATGTGATGACTGATTGTCCCAAATGTTGTAGTAATAACATATTAACTTTTATTCCCTTACTAAAGTGATAAGAAAGTTCTGCATATGTTAAAATGATCTTTTGAAAATATAACTTTAAGTGATCCACTTTGAGGATCTTTCTTTAGTATGTATTCCCTCATGTTCTAATTTATTTATAAACTAGTGTCATTATGGCATGTTACATGCAGGTGCTTTATTTTTGCATCCCCTTCCGTGAGCAATTGCTGGATTACTATGAAAACAACAAAAATGTTGGGGATGCAGAGGAGAACCTTTTGACATGTCTTGCCGATCTGTTCTCTCAGGTTTGTGGTTTCATGAGGATTTCTcatttcattattcttataattctacctacattatttcatcaatatgTAGAAATTTTGTTTCACTTTATTATGCTCCTAAATTGTATTTTTCACTACAGTCCTGagcgaaaaaaagaaaaataaagaacatGATGAACTGAGGGACATGTTCGCTTAGACAGaaaatttatcactattttatGTGTTTAAAACTTAAAAGTTGCTCACACCATATAATGGTCTTACAAAATTGTTTTCTTGGGTGAAAACAAAATTGCTCATAACCTTATAATCTAAGGGAAACACAACGATCAAACTTAACTTTGCTCTCCACTTCAACCATCTAGCTTTTACTCTATGACTAATATGTCCAAGGTACCAAAAACTCTGTTCATAGGTACTTATAACTTTATACATTTTGGTTACACCCTCATTACTTGTTAGTATTTCTGaaatcatattttatatatttagtgtTAGTCACACTTTGGTTACACCCTCATCAGTCAAAATAATACTGTCGGCAAATAACATACGCACGAGGGTTTATCCTGTATATGATCAGTAAATTCATAGATTTTTTATACTGAAAAAAATAAGATCAGACCTTGATTTAATCCTATAGTTGTATTAAGCTTGCTAAACAGTTCCTATAGTCCTAGCACCAGTGATTACTTGACAATTACTTGCAAATAGTGATGAATTTTCACTTACAGCATAAATTCTTATTAACTTCCAGTAGATGCTTTGCATCACCTTATTCTGCGGTCTTGACAATTATTTTTCCTTCTAAGTCAATAATGTGAGGCCATGATACTTTGTGTCAGTTAAATCCATCAAGTTTATTGTATCTTAGTGATGGAATGTTATTTGGTAAGTCATCTTATTTGAGTTGCCATCTACTTTCTCTTGTAACTGTATGATTAAGTTGTCCAGTTGATATTTGTCACTTGAAAATTGTTATGCTTGATATATCCAGGGAAATCAGATGTGCACTGCAGTTATGTTCAATTGCATGCTACTTTGTGCAGATCAGCTCTCAGAAGAAGAAAACTGGCGTTATATCTCCTAGGCGTTTTGTGCAAAGAGTGAAGAAACAAAATGAACTCTTCCGCAGCTATATGCACCAGGTAAGTTTTGATGCTTGctgtgtaatttgtattgtcggaAAATTGACATGGTGGCAGTTTCATATCGGTTCCAGAGATTGTATGCTCTGAATGATACAAGTTCTTGTAGCTAATTCACTGTTATCTCTTTGTATATTTGTAGGATGCACATGAATTTCTGAATTTCCTGCTTAATGAGCTTGTTGATACTCTGGAGAGAGAGTCCAATGCTGCAAATTCTTCCCCTGaagcctcatcatcatcatcgtcatcatcatctgaGAAGGTTGCAAATGGTCCAAGCAATCCTCCTGTCAATGGCTTACGGAAAGACCCTTTTGTTACTTGGGTTCATGACAGTTTTCAGGTAAATCAAGTGATCATGTCTGGTAATCCTTGTTTTACTGTTGGATGTTAATTCGGATTTATTGCAGAAACCCAGGCAAGTTTATGGTCATTGTCCTTTCACATACAGGGTATTCTAACCAATGAAACGAGGTGCTTGCGTTGTGAAACTGTTACTGCAAGAGATGAAACATTTTTTGACCTAAGCCTTGACATTGAGCAAAATAGTTCAATCACAAGTTGTCTCAAGAATTTTAGCTCAACAGAGACTCTGAATGCAGAGGACAAGTTCTTCTGCGACAAATGCTGCAGGTACATTGTGTCTTTCACTCAACTGTTCTTTTTACTCTCATTAAGTCTCATCATAGTTTTGTTGTGCCCTTTTCCCTCAATCATCGTAAACCTATAGTCTCCAAGGTCAAATGTAGCATTGTCCAAGAAAGACTGTTAGTCATGGTCTCATCCATTATCATACAagtatttaatagcatatttggaCCAAAATCAACTCATGTTTTGATTGAAGCAGTTGTGTTTTATTGTGTTGGTACTGATGAAATATTTGGATCATCAATTCTGTTTATATTTCATTTTGGGTTTCAATAACCAAACTAATTTACCACATAGTAGTCATTAAGCTGGTACGTTTCCATTAAGTTTCAGGAATCATGAGTTTCAAGTTGCAGCATCTTTTTCTTGCTGGAAGTCTGGACCCTGGGATCCTGTTTTGATAATTAGCCACAATAGTCTCTTCCTGATGGCATTTTTTTTGTCAAATTGATCACTAAATGTCAACGacactaaaaaaaaaagataaaagatcgAAACATTGTTGTCAAACAGATTCATGGTTACCTTTAAACTTGTCATTTTTTTCACCTGCGAACAATTTCATAATACCTTTCGCATTTGAGTTATCGGTATCTGAATgggtatttttcttgttcttgtgcTGGGGCAGTTTGCAAGAGGCCCAGAAGAGGATGAAGATTAAGAAGCCACCAAGCATCCTGGTAATTCATCTCAAGCGCTTCAAGTATATTGAGCACCTTGGTCGTAACAAGAAGCTATCATACCGGGTCGTGTTTCCCATGGAGTTGAAACTTATGAACACTGTCGAAGATCCCGACACAGGGTATTCACTCTTTGCAGTTGTGGTTCATATAGGAACTGGTCCGAACCATGGTCACTATGTCAGTCTCGTCAAGAGTCATAACCACTGGCTCTACTTTGACGATGAGACTGTGGAGATGATTGATGAATTGACTATGCACAAGTACTTTGGTTCTTCACAGGAGTACCCGAGCAACACAGAACATGGGTATATTTTGTTCTATGAGAGCCTTGGTAAAAGCAGCTGAGGAGCTCATCATTTGGGGTTTTGAGGCACTTTTCATTTTCCAGCCATTAATACCTTTTTTtccctaatatatattttttagaattgCTATTCAAATTCTAGGTATAGAGCTTAACCAGAGGATGTGATATTTACAGTAAATGCAGTGTATAGTGGATGGTGGAAGCCCATAATCTTTTTCTCTAATAAGGAATTTTCAGGATGTGAAAGGTTCACAGGAGAGAGATATTTATTGCATGCCATGGTTTGCTTGGTGGATTTGCTGTATCTACATAATCAATGTCTGCCCTAATTTGGTGAGTGATTTCTACGTGTTTGGCCCAAAAGCAATGATTGACTTTGAATCTTTGTTAGGTTCATCCCTCGAGAGCAAAAACCATTGTACCTGTGATGCCCGCCCCCCAATTAATTATTGGTTTCTTTGATTTTGTATTTTATTGCTTGATTACAATTGGATATAACTTTGCATTTTTCTGACATTGCTTATGCGTGACGTTTATTCTTCATGAGAGTGATTGATGTAAACAGATGCATTATGGAAGTTCTACTTTCATAGTCTATTGATTTATAGAAAACATATTTCTTATATTAAGTCGCTAAATAATGGCTTTTAGCTAAAGCCCAAATTTTTTTATAGATGAAATTGGGTTGGTTGGCTATATGTGCAAGGAGTAGCCAAtaggttttatttttttcttttatacatgcatgtatgtatgtatgtatgtatgtatgtatgtatatgcaaGGAGTAgctaatagtttttttttcttttatgtatgtatgtgtgtgtatatgtaaggtaaaaaaaaaaacgtCATACAAGGTGGAAGGATGTAGTTTGGGTTACAGTAGATCATGTTATGATATGATAAATCTGTCTTTTTCATATGGTCAAATTTGAAAGAATAATATGGTTGATCAGAAGCACCAGTTTCATGAAAATGTTTTTGTTGCTTGTGCTAACCATCAACGGTGTTAGATATTTACTCACCCATCAGCCCGAATGGGGTGTAACCAATGATGATGTAGATTTGAGGACAACATCGCTTTCTTTCCTTCTCGGTGTCATCAACCACGTCACAAAATGTGTACGGGCCTCCATGTTGTCATCGATAGGAGGCCAGCCGAGGGACATATTACTTTGCGTTCCAGTCTGAAATTTCTAATGTTTGGCTGCAATGACGTATGAGACTTCGTGAAATGCATGGAGAAATGGACTCCATGAAGTTTGGTTTGCTGCTTCAGTCCCTGACAACGACCTACTGACTCCTGTCacctacgacgacgacgacgacgaagaagaagaagaagaagaagctgtttATTGTGCATTAGACTGCATGATACGGGGGATAAGTTTGTCTCTCCGCAAAAGAGCTTGGCTAATAGTATCGATTGCACGAACAAGGATGGGTGATGAAACATGTGGCTCTTTATATTACTTTGGATTAAGAAGAGGCAATCAACTGGACTTTTCTGCCATCGTATAGTTTAACTATGGCATTGACTCGGATCCATGTATGTAGATGACAGGTTCTTtcttcaatcatatttttatttgctTGTCTTAACAAAAGATGAGGATAACAATCAACATATGTGCATTGGCAAACGTTGTACGAAGAAAAGAAAGGGTGGCGTTTCCTCATCGACAGTCTCGAATCCACCAAGCACAAACCGCAAGGATGACGAGGGAAATATATCATATAGGTCCGCGCACAAGGGGGTCGTCAAAGAACCCAGACCAGAAAGATGGAGGAAGCACGCATCCGGCATTACTGGAAATGATGCAATTGTCTCCATTGCCCAATGATCGATCGGCATCCCTGAGAAGAGCTGATGGTGTAGACATGGTTGCTTCTAGTTCATCGTTGCAAGTCGAATCCTGTTTTATATAGTTCCCAAGAGGCTGCTGATGAAACCCGAATGACATCTCTGGCACACCATAGAATTCAGCATTGGATATAGCTGCTGGAAAAAGGCCAGGAGATGGAACTGAAGTAGTAGTATCTGGGGCTTGCGTGTTCATTGAACTCACGGGCTTCATCTCAGGAATGATGCTACTGAAGCTGCTCATATTAATTGTTGCTGGAGACTGGAGAAGAGACTGCAGAAACCTGGCTGCATGATCATCCCATGCACGGAGTTCCATGATCCCTGTGAGGTCTGCAAGGCACAGAAGTTGAGTCAAGGTGGCCAGAAGATCCATCCTCGGGTGATGCGTCATTGGGTCGACGCCGATACGGATAAGCTTCTTCTTCAGGTGGGTGTTCCagaagttcttgatctcgttatcGGTCCGACCCGGGAGGTGGGTTGCAATGGCTGACCACCTGAGAATGTAAAAGTAGAAGGAACAATAAAAAGAAGCTTCAGACGAGCCAGTGGTGCAAGATATTTGAATGTGTTCCGTGTACTTGTTTCCCAGGATGGAGTGGAGATGAAGAATGGTTTGCTCTTCCTCTGGTGAGAACTTCCCTCTCTTTATGTCTGGCCTCAAATAGTTTGTCCATCTTAGCCTGCAACTCTTACCACATCTGTTGAGCCCTGCATAACAACCAAACCACACCTCTTACATATAAAAGAAAATAGAAGACAgagaaaaacacacacacacatatatatatgtagagagagagagagagagatagagagagaccaGCAAGTTTAGGAAGGGCTCTCCAGCTTCCATGGCCATTCTTCTGGATGTATTGGATGAGCTTCTGGTCCTCTTCAGGGGTCCAAGGACCCTTCTTGATGCCACTCTCATCACAACATGGGGGTCTTCCCATCCTCTCCTGCTGTGGAAGGTTCAGAACTTAAATTGCCTCCTCTCAATCTTAGCGCACAAAGCCATTTATACACTGGATCTAATCATGTCTAATGCATCCAAGTGAAATGACCAACTAACCCTTCTATTACTCTTTTAAAGGGCAAATTTTCTTTTCTGCACAAGTATTCTATGGCCAGATGAAACCTGATCTATGGAAAAAAGAAATAACCTTAAATTAGCTCTAAACCCTCTTAGGCTCGCTTCTCATAGGCATAGAAAACACTCGTCTGATCAAAATGTTTTTGTTCTAAtccaagtttttttctttttgtggccACGTTTGAAGTCATCTGCTGCTGTTTCAGTCAAAAACTCATAATTGAGGATAATGGGTCAATTACAAGCATATTCTAATCACTTCAAATAGGATTCGTACCAAACAAACATTTCTATTGGATGGGCATTGCCATATGCACAGGAAATTAGATCCACTGCTATGGTAGAGGGGACATGCTCAGAGGTGACAGTTTCCCACCCCAACCAACTTCCGTTGATTCCTCTTTTTTTCCAGTTTATTGCAAGAATATGTTCAGTTTATCGCAGGCTTATAATATTTATCAGTACAATACTTTGCTGAATAACATAATATTAAACTATCATCAGAAGGTTGAAATGTTCTGTAGGAACAGATAAGACCACCAATGCTAAGTTCTTGTTTTGGTTGGGAAGTTGGGAAATGTCTTAACTTATTGTCCTCTAGTAAAAGGAGGGTAAAAATTATAAGAGGTCTAACATTTGATAAAGGAAAGACTTATGAGAGACAAAAGAATTTGAGGCCAACATAATCTTCATTGGATAAAGGATTTACGGTACGCTCCTTTTTCTGGTTGTCGtccaatgtgtgtgtgtgtgtgcgtagcTCACACATGAACAAAATCCCTATTGGTATTTGGTACAGAACCTATGCTTGAAGCATTATCATCTCTCTCTAGGAATGAGACTTAGGTCAGAATTACATGCAGATGAGAGGCCAGTACTACACGAAAAGCGCTCAGGACTACATACAAGAAAGCACAGGGAGGCCATCTCTGGTAGAAACCCCAGAGACTGTGGCTTTGCAGGTACATGAACTGCAGTGAGACAGGTGTTGGAACAATCTCAGAAGGCAACGAGCAGGTGGGATGAAGGTATGGAGAAGTTTTTGGATTAGCAGAGGAGgaaaaagcaaaaacaaaaaaaggcaTTCACTACGTTTCCTTCTTAACGAAAATATGAAGACAACGAGACAGGAACTAACCCAAAAATTTCTTAATCTAAATATTTGTTATGATTGAAACACAAAGAAAGTGAACTAAAACAGTACCTAGTGAGAATGTCATGGTAGGTAGACAGCATCAATCCAAGTCCACTTGTAGCCAGTAGCAAAGTTTGGATCCTCCACCTGTAAACATTTAGCATCTTCAATGACCATAGCATAATCAAATCCCACACGGGAAGACATCACATATTTATAATATGCATGGAGTTACAAGATTGCTTCCAGCCATCATTAAAAATTTTGCCTGCCTAATTCGAGGGTGCCTTTTGAAGGACGATCTCCATGATTGACATAGCCTCTAGTACCTGCATGATCATGCCACTGATAAGGTTCCTCATATGGATATGTAATAGATTTCTGGGACAGTGCGGTACAGCTCCAAAATTGGTTCAACAGGAGCAATGATTCATAATGGCCCCAGCAGAGCTTGAATCAAATACAAGTTGTTGCTTGATCATTTCCAAAGAGCTTAAAAGTCAACTGCCTGTAATTGTTCAAGCTAAGTATATCCTAATGAGATTTAACGAAAAGTGTGCAAGCAAAAAGACAATCAATTCTGTGCATAAAACTGAGTAATCAAAAGTCATTTTGTACGAAAGACTTCAGATAATAAAATGTGTCACGTTATGTGATTGAATTAGTTTTTTAGGCTAAGATTCCTTCTGAGATGAATAACcaacaaaaaatattcaaatgcaTCTCTTATGACACCAAACGGTGCATGTAGATTTGTACCTCAACTAATCGACCAATTTCCTTGTAACTCTCAGTTTCAACTCATAACAAGTAGGCTGTGCATCAAGTTCTTAAACATATCCTGCAATAATTCTATCATTAATTTCACCAAGTAGAGCTATAGATGCAAGATCTAATAAAATGAACGGATAATGTAGTCACATTCCAATTTCTTATCTTACCTGACTTTCGTCTAAGCAATGTCATTGCAACAACAGTATGCATAGATTATCTTGCAGTTTTAACTGTTGGAAAAAGAAGTGGGGTCGGCAGACATAACCCTAAATTAATAAATGTAAACAAGTTGATGCCCACTAAACCACCTGAAGGAGTCAACTACCTCAGCAAATAGTCTGCATATCTTCATCTATACATATGCCAATAGATTTTCGAAAAACAATGTGGTCATCTATATCAAACCTGTATTGTCGTCCAAATAATTGAAGATGACTTCTACACCAGATTGCTTATTTGTCTTAGTTTCTGTTGAATTGTACAATGAAGACATCATACTTCTAGTCTAATAATGCAACAAGTGGGAATCATATGCATCAAATAGTATTCTACAACCTATGCATTTACACAGGTCACCATATTTAAATCAACAGAGTACTTATTAATTGAACCCAACATAGTGTACCAGTTATATAATTTCTGCAGGATCTGGACAATCTAATGCTAATCTCACAAGATTCAATGATAATAACAGGTTTAGACAGTAAATCCTGTCACTCCTAGGTGGCTGAATCTTTCTAGCTTAGTGGTTGTggctagatttagaactttcgGAAACATTAGTTAATCAAGTAACACACCATCTGCTGAGATTCCAAGATACAAGGCAACTAAAATAAGACAGTTCATGATAGCAACTACAACAGAGTATGTCTTATGCTCATAATTATGCTAGAAGAAATCTAAATAATTACATAAACGATTTCAACTAGAGTTTGGGATCCAAAGCAGTTACACCATAACAGAATGGTGGGGAAAATTATACTAGAGTTTGACAGTGTAGATGTAGTGAGTCTCAATCTTCTCACCTAGTCTCTTTCTTATATCAGAAACTCAGCAGGTATCACCACACAAGTTACACCAGAGAACAGgtgtaaatttatcatacctaatCAAACAATGTTTCAACACTTCAACATgacaaatatattataatattcttaAACAGACTTCATCAGTTGCAACCACCAGAGAAGCAAATCCCAAGCACCACTGCACAGTTCAATTACATGAGACTTTTTAGTGATTGGAATTTCAGCCATTTGTGGTACACAGTTTTCTTCACATGACTATCAATCTATGAACATATGTCAATAATTGCTTGCATGTCTTTAGAAGTCAACAAAAGCAGAAGAttgcctaaaactaactcaaggaGAAAATGTGACACAACATAATAATTGCATGCTCAACTGAAAGTGACAATGGTCTAAACACCTAAATTAAAATGTCAATAAGTTCACAAATATATACTGATATATACTGTGTAATTAGAAAAAAACAGTTTAGTCTTTAAGGGCCAGTACCCATCAACCATATGGAAGTTATTCCTTCTAATATAACCTAAATTTGTACTCCTTTTTTCTAATGGACAATTGGAATTAGTGCTTACTGCTTAGCCTTACAGTTCATTTCACCTCAGATATTTCTTTTCAGACATCATAGTTACAAGCTATTCTATTTTTTCATGCGATTCTGCTATTGCCCTTTTTCCCCTGAAAATACCTCTAATCTTTTGTATGATTCATTTTCATCTTTACTTACATGCACAATAACATAGAACAACTTCGTCCATATGACATATTACTTGGATTGTTTGTGTCCTAGATTAAGAAAGCAATAGATTGTTTGTATCCAAGACTAACATTAGCATCCC comes from the Musa acuminata AAA Group cultivar baxijiao chromosome BXJ1-10, Cavendish_Baxijiao_AAA, whole genome shotgun sequence genome and includes:
- the LOC135595034 gene encoding transcription factor MYB93-like, with product MGRPPCCDESGIKKGPWTPEEDQKLIQYIQKNGHGSWRALPKLAGLNRCGKSCRLRWTNYLRPDIKRGKFSPEEEQTILHLHSILGNKWSAIATHLPGRTDNEIKNFWNTHLKKKLIRIGVDPMTHHPRMDLLATLTQLLCLADLTGIMELRAWDDHAARFLQSLLQSPATINMSSFSSIIPEMKPVSSMNTQAPDTTTSVPSPGLFPAAISNAEFYGVPEMSFGFHQQPLGNYIKQDSTCNDELEATMSTPSALLRDADRSLGNGDNCIISSNAGCVLPPSFWSGFFDDPLVRGPI
- the LOC135595915 gene encoding ubiquitin carboxyl-terminal hydrolase 3-like — protein: MVMGATGSKLEKALGEQFPEGERYFGLENFGNTCYCNSVLQVLYFCIPFREQLLDYYENNKNVGDAEENLLTCLADLFSQISSQKKKTGVISPRRFVQRVKKQNELFRSYMHQDAHEFLNFLLNELVDTLERESNAANSSPEASSSSSSSSSEKVANGPSNPPVNGLRKDPFVTWVHDSFQGILTNETRCLRCETVTARDETFFDLSLDIEQNSSITSCLKNFSSTETLNAEDKFFCDKCCSLQEAQKRMKIKKPPSILVIHLKRFKYIEHLGRNKKLSYRVVFPMELKLMNTVEDPDTGYSLFAVVVHIGTGPNHGHYVSLVKSHNHWLYFDDETVEMIDELTMHKYFGSSQEYPSNTEHGYILFYESLGKSS